The proteins below come from a single Candidatus Chlamydia sanziniae genomic window:
- a CDS encoding DEAD/DEAH box helicase has product MSLEALVVFQQAAMQYLATHRETIRIDFAKDNYTIHIPDEDSPEGYWVSTLKFHHADKLVFASCSCPDGDCCVHLMTAYLAVYDSQGFLPLHEKFLHSFWYHLFLKFFLEPIFLEARGEMHYTLNSSYATLGLTCLSNKAFKKWLSIIHAFEEPSTYTETTFLQSSLYRIAKTFFFFQEAGARLDITESPQGFPSYFTLHWEGFSLKIEILDFSTLEHVFPKLDIIHTSLRTNSEDFTISSVHVSPKQAKIDFTIHPIEIKNTSPTARITKIGKVSYLTGRQELLPLSQAISLSIYVIPLLPKKIKDKLLPQICYDNRERPLRYTINLLRDASLSFSAYLDIPGDLNNGSLIYPNYCYSPTLGLIHVSGILSSKTTFIIKPDQAEKFLNETGSLIQEPGFQVFAQESPPGHLTYNVTEEGVLLFHYDIGNSPATEIRFGQWTYYTNQGFFLQKKNDLPIQDGLIIEAENIPTFIKDNEAALRKISGFFSPFPPLKDLLMEVHKQPQGGGLYLQPLFPGLEQDRCRLFENFLYRENYGFALVPTSLQTVCALPQSIPAEHVSDFIFKYFHHDRVIFSDTETCLPESYELIIQEIQRPHPVSPLHLQLTLKTNLGSIPLDLVLQGIKNKKKYLFTQAGFLDLQQNLFQFLRQFLASQKCTISQNTIITTVTDIFKLDALAPLSLANNIVANTDDLQFFSQLKAACLPPIPHHLFSIDHQLRPYQNSGLLWLWFLYNHRLSGLLCDEMGLGKTHQATALLDIVFQSTPEAVQPKFLIICPTSVLPHWEEILNVHLPGLNIFIFHGPHKPEILPSCDVLLTSYGTLRQNYSKFYKLTFIIAVFDEIHMAKNKNSQIHKILCRIDAQMKLGLTGTPIENNLLEFKGLLDIILPNYLPSDALFKKLFTQRNVSEELEIIPSQDLLLKLTRPFILRRTKKLVLPELPDKVESIISCTLSPEQEKLYLATLQRERSHLQQLENHKETPTNFLHIFALLNHLKQICDHPAVFFKKPDQYPKYQSGKWNAFIKLLQDSLSSGYKVVVFSQYIHMIRIITLYLEQIKVKYASIQGKSLNRKEEIELFSTDPTCQVFVGSLLAAGTGINLTAGNVVIMYDRWWNPAKENQALDRVHRIGQKNTVFIYKLITENTLEERIHCLIEKKIRLLDKIIASQDSNILHMLNREDLLTILSYKDELSETEETTKGKERLL; this is encoded by the coding sequence ACACATCGCGAAACGATTCGCATAGATTTTGCTAAAGATAATTACACCATTCATATTCCTGACGAAGACTCTCCAGAAGGCTATTGGGTAAGTACGTTAAAATTCCATCATGCAGACAAATTAGTTTTTGCTTCTTGTAGTTGTCCTGATGGAGATTGTTGTGTACATTTAATGACGGCGTATCTGGCAGTTTATGATTCTCAAGGATTCCTCCCGCTTCATGAGAAGTTTCTTCATTCTTTTTGGTATCACCTTTTTCTAAAATTTTTCTTAGAGCCTATATTTTTAGAAGCTCGAGGAGAGATGCACTATACATTAAACTCATCTTACGCCACGCTAGGACTCACCTGTTTATCAAATAAAGCTTTCAAAAAATGGCTTTCTATAATTCATGCCTTTGAAGAACCTAGTACCTATACAGAAACTACCTTTCTACAATCTTCTCTTTATCGGATAGCAAAAACATTTTTTTTCTTTCAGGAAGCAGGTGCCCGCTTAGACATTACAGAGAGTCCCCAAGGTTTTCCTTCATATTTTACCTTGCATTGGGAAGGTTTCTCTCTAAAGATTGAAATTTTAGATTTTTCTACCCTCGAACATGTATTTCCTAAGCTTGATATTATCCACACATCTTTAAGAACGAACTCTGAAGATTTCACGATTAGTTCCGTCCATGTTTCTCCAAAGCAAGCAAAAATAGACTTTACTATTCATCCAATTGAAATTAAAAACACCTCTCCAACTGCTCGAATCACTAAAATCGGTAAGGTATCCTACCTTACCGGACGCCAAGAACTCCTTCCTCTTTCCCAAGCAATCTCCTTGTCTATTTACGTAATTCCTCTACTTCCGAAAAAAATTAAGGACAAATTACTTCCTCAAATATGCTATGACAATCGGGAACGTCCCCTACGGTATACCATAAACCTTTTGCGAGATGCCTCCTTATCTTTCTCTGCGTATTTAGACATTCCCGGAGATTTAAATAACGGTAGCCTTATCTATCCTAATTATTGCTATAGTCCAACATTAGGCCTGATTCACGTTTCTGGAATACTTTCTTCAAAAACAACATTTATAATTAAACCTGATCAAGCTGAGAAGTTTCTTAATGAAACAGGCTCCTTAATTCAAGAACCAGGATTTCAAGTATTCGCACAGGAAAGTCCTCCAGGACATCTCACGTATAATGTCACAGAAGAAGGCGTCCTCCTTTTTCATTATGATATAGGGAACTCTCCAGCAACAGAAATTCGATTCGGTCAATGGACTTACTACACAAACCAAGGTTTCTTTCTACAAAAGAAAAATGACCTTCCTATCCAAGATGGCCTCATCATTGAAGCAGAAAACATCCCCACATTTATTAAAGATAATGAAGCTGCTCTACGTAAAATCTCCGGTTTTTTTTCTCCTTTCCCCCCTTTAAAAGATCTTCTTATGGAAGTACATAAACAACCGCAAGGAGGAGGATTGTATCTTCAACCTCTTTTCCCAGGGTTAGAACAAGACCGTTGTCGGTTATTTGAAAATTTTTTATATCGCGAAAACTATGGCTTTGCTTTAGTTCCTACATCCCTACAAACTGTATGTGCACTGCCACAATCCATCCCCGCAGAGCATGTTTCTGATTTTATCTTTAAATATTTTCATCATGACCGGGTAATATTCTCCGATACAGAAACGTGTCTCCCCGAAAGCTACGAACTTATTATTCAAGAGATTCAACGTCCACATCCTGTTTCTCCTTTGCATTTACAACTTACCTTAAAAACAAATCTCGGATCCATTCCTCTAGATCTTGTTTTGCAAGGGATAAAAAACAAAAAAAAATATCTCTTTACACAAGCGGGTTTTTTAGATCTGCAGCAAAATCTCTTTCAATTCCTACGACAATTTCTTGCTTCGCAAAAATGCACGATTTCTCAAAATACCATCATCACAACGGTTACAGACATTTTTAAACTCGATGCATTAGCTCCATTGTCCTTGGCTAACAATATCGTAGCAAACACGGACGATTTACAATTTTTCTCTCAGCTAAAAGCAGCATGTTTGCCTCCGATTCCTCACCACCTCTTCTCTATAGATCATCAGCTACGTCCTTATCAAAATAGTGGATTACTCTGGCTCTGGTTCTTGTATAATCATCGCTTATCGGGATTACTCTGCGACGAAATGGGGCTGGGCAAAACACACCAGGCAACAGCACTGCTTGATATTGTATTTCAATCAACCCCAGAAGCTGTACAACCTAAATTTTTAATTATATGTCCTACTAGCGTACTCCCTCATTGGGAGGAGATTTTAAACGTCCATCTTCCAGGTTTAAACATCTTTATTTTCCATGGTCCTCATAAACCCGAAATCCTACCGTCTTGCGATGTTCTTCTTACCTCATATGGAACTCTACGCCAAAATTATTCTAAGTTTTATAAATTAACTTTTATCATCGCTGTCTTTGATGAAATTCATATGGCAAAAAATAAAAACAGTCAAATTCATAAGATTCTTTGTCGCATAGATGCGCAAATGAAACTTGGTCTTACAGGAACTCCCATAGAAAATAATCTTTTAGAATTCAAAGGACTGCTAGATATTATTCTTCCGAATTATCTTCCTTCTGATGCTTTATTTAAAAAGCTATTTACGCAAAGGAATGTCTCCGAAGAACTAGAGATCATCCCTTCACAGGATTTACTGTTAAAACTGACACGTCCCTTTATTTTGCGAAGGACTAAAAAACTCGTGCTTCCAGAGCTACCAGATAAAGTCGAATCAATCATCTCTTGTACACTATCTCCTGAACAAGAAAAATTGTATTTAGCAACTTTACAACGAGAGCGAAGCCACCTCCAGCAATTAGAAAATCATAAGGAGACCCCTACAAATTTTCTACACATCTTCGCGCTTCTCAATCACCTTAAGCAAATTTGCGATCACCCTGCAGTGTTTTTCAAAAAACCTGACCAATATCCTAAATACCAATCTGGAAAATGGAATGCCTTTATCAAATTACTCCAAGATTCTCTAAGTTCAGGTTATAAGGTTGTTGTCTTTTCACAATATATTCATATGATTCGTATTATTACTTTGTACCTTGAGCAAATTAAAGTTAAATATGCCTCGATTCAAGGGAAATCTTTGAACCGCAAAGAAGAAATAGAGTTGTTTTCTACCGATCCTACATGCCAAGTCTTTGTAGGTTCTTTACTGGCTGCAGGAACAGGAATTAACCTTACTGCTGGCAACGTTGTGATTATGTATGACCGTTGGTGGAATCCTGCCAAAGAAAATCAAGCCTTAGATAGGGTGCACAGAATCGGACAAAAAAATACTGTCTTCATTTATAAATTAATTACAGAAAATACTTTAGAAGAACGTATTCACTGTCTTATTGAGAAAAAAATTCGCTTATTAGACAAAATTATTGCCTCTCAAGATTCCAACATTTTACATATGCTCAATCGCGAAGATTTGTTAACTATACTTTCATACAAAGATGAGCTTAGCGAAACAGAAGAGACTACTAAAGGTAAGGAAAGACTCCTCTAA
- the lpdA gene encoding dihydrolipoyl dehydrogenase — protein sequence MTNNFDCVIIGAGPGGYVAAITAAQSGLKTALIEELQAGGTCLNRGCVPSKALLISAGIVSQIKHAKQFGVNIESYSIDFPAMVQRKNTIVQGIRQGLEGLIRSNKITTLQGRGSLISSTEVKVIGKDDTIVKTEKIILATGSEPRPFPGVPFSSRVLCSTGILNLTTLPNKLAIIGGGVIGCEFASLFHTLGVEITIIEALDHILALNNPDISKTIAETFTKQGIRILTKTMISRLEELEHSVEIEINGQTEQFETVLVAIGRQFNTKNIGLDNAGVIYNEHGIIPVDERMRTNVPNIYAIGDITGKQLLAHVASHQGIIAGKNVANHEILMDYSAVPSVIFTFPEVAMVGLSPLEAEQQNISTKITKFPFKAIGKAVAMGETHGFAVIISEKNTQQILGAYVIGPHAASLIGEMSLAVRNELTLPCIYETIHAHPTLSEIWVEGALLATNHPLHIPPKS from the coding sequence ATGACCAACAATTTTGACTGTGTGATTATTGGCGCAGGCCCTGGGGGTTATGTTGCAGCAATCACGGCAGCACAATCTGGACTAAAAACCGCACTTATCGAAGAACTGCAGGCAGGAGGAACTTGTCTTAATCGTGGGTGCGTGCCTTCCAAAGCACTGCTTATTAGTGCTGGCATTGTCTCTCAAATCAAACACGCAAAACAATTTGGCGTGAATATTGAAAGTTATTCCATAGATTTTCCCGCTATGGTTCAACGGAAAAACACAATTGTCCAAGGCATTCGACAAGGATTAGAAGGATTAATTCGCAGTAACAAAATCACGACCTTACAAGGACGAGGTTCTTTAATATCATCAACAGAAGTCAAAGTCATTGGAAAAGATGACACCATAGTGAAAACAGAAAAAATCATCTTAGCTACAGGATCTGAACCACGTCCTTTTCCCGGTGTTCCTTTTTCATCTCGAGTCCTTTGTTCCACGGGAATCTTAAATCTCACAACCTTACCCAACAAGCTTGCGATTATTGGAGGCGGTGTAATTGGCTGTGAATTCGCCTCTCTATTTCATACTTTAGGCGTAGAAATTACGATCATCGAAGCTTTAGACCATATTCTAGCTCTTAATAATCCTGACATTTCCAAAACTATAGCAGAGACATTTACCAAGCAAGGCATACGGATTTTAACAAAAACAATGATTTCTCGATTAGAGGAACTTGAACATTCCGTAGAAATCGAAATTAACGGACAGACTGAACAATTTGAGACTGTTTTGGTTGCTATTGGAAGGCAATTTAATACAAAAAATATAGGTCTTGATAATGCTGGGGTTATTTATAACGAGCATGGTATTATTCCTGTCGATGAGAGGATGAGAACGAATGTTCCTAATATTTATGCAATTGGCGATATCACTGGGAAACAGTTACTTGCTCACGTTGCTTCCCATCAAGGGATTATCGCGGGGAAAAACGTTGCGAATCACGAGATCCTTATGGATTATTCTGCGGTCCCTTCAGTGATTTTCACATTTCCAGAGGTAGCCATGGTGGGTCTTTCCCCATTAGAAGCAGAGCAACAAAATATCTCCACCAAAATCACAAAATTTCCTTTCAAGGCAATAGGAAAAGCTGTAGCTATGGGAGAAACTCATGGTTTTGCTGTTATTATTAGTGAAAAAAACACCCAACAAATTTTAGGAGCCTACGTCATAGGGCCTCATGCCGCTTCTTTAATTGGAGAAATGTCATTAGCCGTTAGGAATGAACTCACGTTGCCCTGTATCTATGAGACTATACACGCTCATCCTACACTTTCAGAAATTTGGGTTGAGGGAGCTTTACTCGCCACTAATCATCCTCTCCACATACCGCCCAAATCATGA